In Cicer arietinum cultivar CDC Frontier isolate Library 1 chromosome 7, Cicar.CDCFrontier_v2.0, whole genome shotgun sequence, a single window of DNA contains:
- the LOC101513850 gene encoding protein neprosin-like: MRGRLDVEMNKVTVVSVLPAVADLSSLDLGVWIHGFVQRNRLDEDVHEKFDKLKKSLSNHLQWINKFSLKTIMSPDGDIIDCVLSHKQPAFDHPLLKGQKPLDPPEIPKGHNQNSNLSDNFQLWSLSGESCPENTIPIRRIKEEDMYRANSISRFGRKLNYSNLDIGNKHEHSIAYVTRDRYYGAKAKINVWAPHVENYNEFSLAQIWILAGTFGKDLNSIEAGWQVNQQLYGDHRPRLFIYWTADAYHRTGCYNLLCSGFVQTNKNIALGASIYPTSSYNGRQYDITLLIWKDTKTRNWWLSYGSENLIGYWPSSLFRHLKDSATVVEFGGEIINSMSQGTHTSTQMGSGHFAQEGFRKAAYFRNMQVVNDKNYLTPLSNPVFQTEFPNCYNIKGGKSNQWGNYFYYGGPGRNVKCP, translated from the exons atgagGGGACGTTTGGATGTGGAAATGAATAAAGTGACGGTTGTGAGTGTTCTTCCTGCTGTTGCTGATTTGAGTTCTTTGGATTTGGGTGTTTGGATTCATGGGTTTGTGCAAAGGAACCgacttgatgaagatgttcat GAAAAGTTTGACAAGCTGAAAAAGTCGCTATCAAATCATCTTCAATGGATCAATAAGTTTTCTCTTAAGACAATTATG AGTCCTGATGGTGATATCATAGATTGCGTTTTATCTCATAAACAACCCGCTTTCGATCATCCTTTATTGAAAGGACAAAAACCAttg GATCCTCCGGAAATACCAAAAGGACATAACCAAAATAGTAATTTGAGTGACAATTTTCAATTATGGAGTTTATCCGGAGAATCATGTCctgaaaatacaattccaattAGAAGGATTAAAGAGGAAGACATGTATAGAGCCAACTCTATTAGTAGATTTggtagaaaattaaattatagcAACTTGGACATCGGAAACAAACATGAG CATTCTATTGCGTATGTAACTAGGGATCGCTACTATGGAGCAAAGGCTAAGATAAACGTGTGGGCCCCCCATGTGGAAAATTATAACGAATTCAGCTTGGCTCAAATATGGATCCTCGCTGGTACATTTGGAAAAGACCTCAATTCTATTGAAGCTGGTTGGCAG GTAAATCAACAGCTCTATGGGGATCATCGTCCTAGACTATTTATTTATTGGACG GCTGATGCATATCATCGAACTGGATGCTACAATTTACTTTGCTCAGGATTTGTTCAAACTAACAAAAATATTGCACTTGGAGCTTCAATATATCCAACTTCTTCATATAATGGCCGTCAATAtgatattactttattgatctGGAAG GATACAAAGACTAGGAATTGGTGGCTTTCATATGGATCCGAAAATCTAATAGGGTATTGGCCGTCCTCCTTGTTCAGACATCTAAAGGATAGTGCAACTGTTGTTGAATTTGGCGgagaaataattaattcaatgtCACAAGGAACTCACACTTCCACCCAAATGGGCAGTGGACATTTTGCTCAGGAAGGTTTTAGAAAAGCTGCATATTTTAGAAATATGCAAGTTGTTAATGATAAAAACTACTTGACTCCATTGTCAAATCCTGTATTTCAAACGGAGTTTCCAAATTGTTATAACATAAAAGGAGGGAAAAGTAATCAGTGGGGGAATTACTTTTATTATGGCGGACCTGGTAGAAATGTCAAATGTCCTTAA